A genome region from Paracoccus stylophorae includes the following:
- a CDS encoding sarcosine oxidase subunit beta family protein, with the protein MPTATRSGRYSVFAIAREAFRQHQGWGRAWASPQPRDRYRIVIVGAGGHGLATAYYLGRNFGITDIAVIEKGWLGGGNTGRNTTIIRSNYLQDPSAAIYDQSLSLYETLSQDLNYNVMFSPRGLIMLAQTEPEVRGYKRTAYANHLQGVATEWIEPQRLKELVPIINLDGPRYPVLGGLYQARGGTARHDAVAWGYARACSDMGMHIIQNCEVQGIETEGGQVRAVTTSKGRIGCDRLALIVAGHSSQLAQMAGFRLPIESVALQALVSEPIKPCMDVVVMANTVHGYMSQSDKGEMVIGGGTDGFNNFTQRGSWHHIEETVRALVETFPMISRLKMLRQWGGIVDMTGDRSPILSATPVGGIYVNCGWGTGGFKAIPGSGWAMADLLANDRPGPLAQPFGLNRFREGRFIDESVAAGVAH; encoded by the coding sequence ATGCCGACTGCGACGCGTTCCGGCCGCTATTCCGTCTTTGCCATCGCGCGCGAGGCGTTTCGCCAGCATCAGGGCTGGGGCCGCGCATGGGCCAGCCCGCAGCCGCGCGACCGATACCGGATCGTGATCGTGGGCGCGGGCGGGCACGGTCTGGCGACCGCGTATTATCTGGGCCGGAATTTCGGCATCACCGACATCGCCGTGATCGAAAAGGGCTGGCTGGGCGGCGGCAATACCGGACGCAACACCACGATCATCCGCAGCAACTATCTGCAGGACCCGTCGGCGGCGATCTATGACCAGTCGCTGTCGCTGTATGAAACGCTGTCGCAGGACCTGAACTATAACGTGATGTTCAGCCCGCGCGGACTGATCATGCTGGCGCAGACCGAGCCCGAGGTTCGCGGCTACAAGCGCACCGCCTATGCCAACCATCTGCAAGGCGTCGCGACCGAGTGGATCGAGCCGCAGCGGCTGAAGGAACTGGTGCCGATCATCAATCTGGACGGGCCGCGCTATCCGGTGCTGGGCGGGCTGTATCAGGCACGCGGCGGCACGGCGCGCCACGATGCGGTTGCGTGGGGCTATGCGCGCGCCTGTTCGGATATGGGCATGCACATCATCCAGAACTGCGAGGTGCAGGGCATCGAGACCGAGGGCGGGCAGGTCCGGGCCGTCACCACCTCGAAGGGCCGGATCGGCTGCGACAGGCTGGCGCTGATCGTGGCCGGCCATTCGTCGCAGCTGGCGCAGATGGCCGGGTTCCGCCTGCCGATCGAAAGTGTCGCGTTGCAGGCGCTGGTCAGCGAACCGATCAAGCCGTGCATGGACGTGGTCGTGATGGCCAACACCGTCCACGGCTACATGTCGCAATCCGACAAGGGCGAGATGGTGATCGGCGGCGGCACCGACGGCTTCAACAATTTCACCCAACGCGGATCGTGGCATCACATCGAAGAGACGGTGCGCGCCCTGGTCGAGACGTTTCCGATGATCTCGCGTCTCAAGATGCTGCGGCAATGGGGCGGGATCGTGGACATGACCGGCGACCGATCGCCCATCCTGTCGGCCACTCCGGTCGGCGGAATCTATGTCAATTGCGGCTGGGGCACCGGCGGGTTCAAGGCGATTCCGGGGTCGGGCTGGGCGATGGCCGATCTGCTGGCCAACGACCGTCCCGGCCCGCTGGCCCAGCCATTCGGGCTGAACCGGTTCCGCGAGGGGCGGTTCATCGACGAATCGGTCGCCGCCGGCGTCGCGCATTAG
- a CDS encoding TfoX/Sxy family protein — translation MTRDPALEARMAQDFADLVAAAGDLDGKPMFGGWCFLLRGHMLAAARTGRAMFRVGVAAQDDALALPDTGSMSLAGRPKPGYVWLSEPALSDGSVRRRLALMACAHVSDLPPKDA, via the coding sequence ATGACCCGCGATCCCGCGCTGGAGGCGCGGATGGCGCAGGATTTCGCGGATTTGGTCGCGGCCGCCGGCGATCTGGACGGTAAGCCCATGTTCGGCGGCTGGTGCTTTCTTCTGCGCGGGCACATGCTGGCGGCGGCGCGGACCGGCCGCGCGATGTTTCGGGTGGGTGTGGCGGCGCAGGACGATGCGCTGGCGCTGCCGGATACAGGATCCATGTCGCTGGCCGGGCGTCCGAAACCGGGCTATGTCTGGCTGTCCGAACCCGCGCTGTCCGACGGGTCCGTCCGCCGCCGGCTGGCCCTGATGGCGTGTGCCCATGTCTCTGACCTTCCGCCCAAGGATGCCTGA
- a CDS encoding sarcosine oxidase subunit delta, with amino-acid sequence MLILTCPYCGLNAEETELHPGGEAHLTRIGPAGSDDAFEDYMFARRNPKGVHLERWRHAYGCGKWFLAARDTVTMQVYGTYFAQSRTPPQDIVDRIRKVHPDWQPQESDPA; translated from the coding sequence ATGCTGATCCTGACCTGTCCGTATTGCGGGCTGAACGCCGAGGAAACCGAGCTTCATCCGGGCGGAGAGGCGCATCTGACCCGCATCGGCCCCGCCGGATCGGACGACGCGTTCGAGGATTACATGTTCGCCCGCCGCAACCCCAAGGGCGTGCATCTGGAACGCTGGCGGCACGCCTATGGCTGCGGCAAGTGGTTTCTGGCCGCGCGCGACACCGTCACGATGCAGGTCTATGGCACCTATTTTGCCCAGAGCCGCACCCCGCCGCAGGACATCGTGGACAGGATCCGCAAGGTCCACCCCGACTGGCAGCCACAGGAAAGCGACCCCGCATGA